In Halogeometricum sp. S1BR25-6, a single genomic region encodes these proteins:
- a CDS encoding thiamine-phosphate synthase family protein, with the protein MRFIEEIVVDAFLPTFRSMLAEELRDRGFTQREVAEALGISQSAVSKYAHGEVSRNEAFLEDDRVRELVERIAEGLSTGDMTPVQALVEAEVLVRRLEEGDLLATLHEEAMPALAEYDGALSVHDPDSTLRTAERVRSSVRRGLRTLTNASGFAGLIPNVGSNLVECLPDADGIEDVAGIPGRIFDVKGQATVPGDPEFGVSEHVANVLLSARGAGRDVRAAVNVRYDPDVVSSLEAAGYDAVEFDPDAPEDPIAAALSGRDDLSDTFVVYQTGAYGIEAITYVLGPDAPSVARAVRSLLSE; encoded by the coding sequence ATGCGGTTCATCGAGGAGATCGTCGTCGACGCGTTCCTGCCCACGTTCCGGTCGATGCTCGCCGAGGAACTTCGCGACCGCGGGTTCACGCAGCGGGAGGTCGCCGAGGCGCTCGGAATCAGCCAGTCGGCCGTCTCGAAGTACGCCCACGGAGAGGTGAGCCGAAACGAGGCCTTCCTCGAAGACGACCGCGTGCGAGAACTGGTCGAGCGCATCGCGGAAGGGCTCTCGACGGGCGATATGACGCCCGTACAGGCGCTCGTCGAGGCCGAGGTGCTCGTCCGACGTCTGGAGGAGGGCGACCTCCTCGCGACGCTCCACGAGGAGGCGATGCCGGCCTTGGCCGAGTACGACGGCGCCCTCAGCGTCCACGACCCCGACAGCACGCTCAGGACGGCCGAACGGGTCCGCTCGTCGGTCCGGCGCGGCCTGCGGACACTGACGAACGCCAGCGGGTTCGCCGGCCTCATCCCGAACGTCGGCTCGAACCTCGTGGAGTGTCTGCCGGACGCCGACGGCATCGAAGACGTAGCGGGTATCCCCGGACGCATCTTCGACGTGAAGGGTCAGGCGACGGTACCCGGCGACCCCGAGTTCGGCGTGAGCGAACACGTCGCGAACGTCCTGCTCTCGGCGCGCGGGGCGGGCAGAGACGTCCGGGCCGCGGTCAACGTCCGGTACGACCCCGACGTCGTCTCCTCGCTCGAAGCCGCCGGCTACGACGCCGTCGAGTTCGACCCCGACGCGCCGGAGGACCCCATCGCCGCCGCCCTCTCGGGTCGAGACGACCTCTCGGACACGTTCGTGGTGTACCAGACCGGCGCGTACGGCATCGAGGCCATCACCTACGTCCTCGGCCCGGACGCGCCCTCGGTCGCCCGCGCGGTCCGGAGCCTCCTCTCCGAGTGA